The following are encoded in a window of Microcaecilia unicolor chromosome 14, aMicUni1.1, whole genome shotgun sequence genomic DNA:
- the LOC115458198 gene encoding olfactory receptor 1019-like: MGNFVILTLIFTDHHLHTPMYFFLSNLSVLDIGYTSNIFPKLLDIFITGNDSISFSSCFVQLYFFMSLTCSEFLILAVMAYDRYVAICNPLSYSLIMNKRACTLLAAGSWVLGFLDPVTHIILMSIMSFCHSNEIDHFFCDLATLLNLSCSSTFLVELLSYILGSFLGVSSFLVILMSYTYIIFAILRIRSTEGRYKAFSTCSSHLTVVILFCGTVIGLYMHPSSMQSQEKSKLFSMLYVTLIPLFNPIIYSLKNKDVKNALTRAMCTNYNIVRR, from the coding sequence ATGGGAAACTTTGTCATTTTAACATTAATCTTCACTGATCATCATCTGCACACCCCCATGTACTTTTTCCTCTCTAACCTGTCTGTCTTAGATATTGGCTACACATCTAATATCTTCCCCAAACTGCTGGATATCTTTATCACAGGGAACGATAGCATCTCATTCAGTAGCTGTTTTGTCCAGCTCTATTTCTTTATGTCATTAACATGCTCAGAGTTTTTGATTCTTGCTGTAATGGCATATGATCGGTATGTGGCAATTTGCAATCCATTGAGCTATTCTCTCATCATGAATAAGAGGGCCTGTACATTACTAGCAGCTGGGTCATGGGTACTTGGTTTCCTGGACCCTGTTACTCACATCATTCTTATGTCTATAATGAGTTTTTGTCATTCCAATGAAATAGACCATTTCTTTTGCGATCTTGCAACACTTCTGAATCTGTCTTGCTCTAGTACTTTTCTTGTAGAGTTATTGAGTTACATTTTGGGTTCTTTCTTGGGAGTTAGTTCTTTTCTTGTAATCCTGATGTCTTACACCTACATTATCTTTGCCATTTTGAGGATCCGTTCCACAGAAGGGAGATACAAAGCCTTTTCCACTTGTTCATCCCATTTAACGGTGGTTATTCTTTTCTGTGGGACTGTAATTGGATTGTACATGCACCCTTCATCAATGCAGTCACAAGAAAAAAGCAAATTATTTTCCATGCTATATGTAACTTTAATCCCTCTGTTTAACCCCATTATCTATAGTCTGAAAAACAAAGATGTAAAGAATGCCTTAACCAGAGCAATGTGCACAAATTATAATATTGTTAGAAGATGA